The sequence TCCGGCAGCACCCGCAtccccccccgcaccccccaaactccccctcatctcccccccccgccccacacTCACTCACATCCAGGTCCCGGCCGTGGCTCGGCGCATCCCGCCCGGGCGGGACCGTGCGCCCCGGGTCCAGTAGCAGCGGGGGGGGCCCGGTCGGCTGCGCCCCggccagccccagcaccccggCCAAGCCCAGCACCCCGGCCGGCCCCACGGCACCCTGCCCCATGGCGGGGTGGGGGGCAGCCCCCGGGGGGGGCACCTACCGCCGGCAGCGGCCGCCGGGGAGGGGGAACGGGGGCAGGTGCCGGGCCCCCATTCCCGTATCCCCGGGCAGGGCGAAGGAAGggttaaaattaaaatattattaataataattgattaaaaggaaaagaacgATAAAAAGCGGCGGGACCGCGGTCAGGCTGAGCGGCCGCGACACGTCCCCACGGGGGGGTCAGCCCCGGGCGGAGCAAAGCGGGGGACACAGGAGTAGGTTTGGGTTTAGGCACCCCCCAAGGGAGGGGATGAAGACCCcggggggatgctgggggggtgCTGGTGGTACCCGGGGGtcccctcccgccccgcggACCCACCGTGGCGCCGCGGCCCCGCTGCTGTGCGCGGGCAGCTGATCCCCCCCCACCGCCCCGCCCGCGTCTTAAAGGGGCCGCCACCCTCCGCTCTTAAAGCGACCGCGCCGCTGTGGCCTGGGGATGGAGGTCCCTCTCCATCCCGGTGCCTTGTGCGGGCTGTGGCAGGGCAGAGGCCGGACACACACAGAGGCCGGGTGATGCGCCTGCTTTAAGCCcctgtttggggggggggacaccctCTGAGACTGGGCGAGCTCATCGCAGGCATGGTCCGAGGATGCTGTCCCGGTGGCGGGGCTGCGGTGCGCAGAGCTGAGCAGACCCCCGTGCTGGTGGCCCTATGTCCACACCGAGGAGCTTTGGCTGCGTGGCTCAGGTCCTGCTGACACAGTGGGTGCCCTGTGCCCCCCGCCTTGGTTTCTGCACCCCTGGGTGCGCTTCTGGGCCCCTCCTATAGCACCGAGCACAGGGATGCGGGAGCACTGGGAGTACTGGAACTGGGAACTGCTGGGCCACCACATGTGCAGTGCCTTTGGGGTGCTGCCCAGCCCAGAATAGCCCCAAGCATGCGGCACCTTTTCCAACTGATCCAATAAAGGGCATTACCGAtgctgctgggcacagggaCATGCCCTGCGCAgtgctccagcccagcagctccagttGGACCCCCAATGGGTGCCCCAGTTCAGTCTGGGCTCCGGAGCTTTGGGGTAcagctccatccctccctcccggTGTTACCTGCCACCCTGCTGTGGCATGGCACGAATGCACCAGGCCTCAGGCAGCAACCTGCGGTGGTGCCGGGGGTGACACCGCGATACAGGGCCGCGCCGTGGGGGCTTCGTGCACCCCACGGGGATCCTGGGGGGCTCCGAGgcctctgcccccccccccaccgcgCTTCAGGAGGACTTTGCCCGCAGTAAACAAGGATTGCACAAGGCCGGGCTGCGGCGCCGCAGGGCACCCAAACCCCGTGTATCACCCCAATGGGGTCAAGcttcccccccacacacacaggCTGAGCCGCTCCCCACGGGCTGCCCCGGTGGGGCTGGACCCCACGGGAAACAAACACATGAGGGGACTCACTTGTGTTCCCCAACGGCGGGGCATggccggggtggggggagctGAACCTGCGCACATCGCCCGTGGGAACGGGGCTGGGGGGCGATGGGACGCGGGGatgtgtgtggggctgggggcaggatgggggcAGCGGGACCCCGACGGGGCGGTGTGGCCATCCCAAGCCCCGCCTCTGTCCCTGCCCCTCCGGTCGGCGCCCGCCATGGCGGTGTCCGCGCTGCGGGCGCTGCTGCTGGTGTCCGCCGTGTCCGCGGCCCTGCCCGGGGCCCTGCGCGCCGGGACAAGCCCCGCTCCCGTCTCGCCGCCGCCCCGCAACGTGTCGGTGCTGCTGGAGCCCGGCTCGGGGCGGCTCCGCGTCCTGCCCGGCCGCCAGCCCGCTGCTGTCGCCTGGGCCAGCCTCGACGATCGCATCCCCACCGTAGGGTAgggacgggacggggcgggaCGGGGGCTCGCAGGGAGCCGTCGCGGATGGGGGTGCCCCGGCCCTAACCCGTGCCCGTGTCCCCCTCATAGATGGGCCTTCCTGGAGGTGAGCACCAACGCCTCGTACAGCGACAGCCTGCAGGCCTATGCTGCCGGGCTCGCCGAGGCTGCTGTGTCCGAGCAGGTAAGGGGGGACCCGTCTGGGATTGGGGTCTCTTTGCTTCCCGACCCCACCCGCTGAGCACCGCCGTGCCCCACAGCTGATGTACATGCACTGGATGAACACCATGGTGGGCTACTGCGGCCCCTTCAAGTACGAGAGCGAGTACTGCGAGAAGCTGCGGAGCTACCTGGAGGCCAACCTGGGCTGGATGGAGGAGcagatggggaagggggaggacCCCGAGTACTGGCACCAGGTGAGGAGAGTGTACCCCCCATCCTGGGTGACCCCCTGCATCCCCTGGGCTAATATAAGGgagaagttgttccctgtgagggtgctgaggcgctggcacagggtgcccagagaagctgaggctgccccatccctggcagtgttcaaggccaggttggacacaggggcttggagcaacctgctctagtggaaggtgtccctgcctgtggcagggggttgaactggatgagttttaaggtcctttccaacccaaagcaggctgggattctatggtaATTGGAGCTGTAATCGAGATGAGGGGAAAGGGGTGCCTGGGGTCCTGGGCTCTGTGCAGGATGACAGGGATGAGGATCCTCCTCCCCTGGATGAGCAGATCCCACTCGTGACTTTCTCCCCACACGTGCCGCTGTGGGGGTGCACACGGGATGGCTCAGCCCCCCCACCCTCGCCACCGGTGCTGAGTCACAGCCACACTGATGGTCATGCTCCCCCTGCACCTCatcctgcttctgcagcagcaccgGATCTGCTGCATCCTCCAGGATCCCTCGCCCCTGTCACAGCCAGCCCTGTCCCCTGTCCCCATAGGTGCgcctggccctgctgcagctgaaggggCTGGAGGACAGCTACAACGGGCGCCTGGACTTCCCCCGGGGCAGGGTCACCCTGTCACCCTTCGGCTTCCTGTAAGCTCCTTCTCGGAGGCGGTGGAGGGTGGGATTGGCAGCCCCAGTGGTCGGGGTGCTGAGGGGACAAGTCCAGGGGCACCCAGCTCTGTCCCACTCACCCACCTTGTCCGGGTGCTtgtcctctgctgctggggcaggatggAGCCAAGGCAGGTTCTCCTCCTCCCTAGCACCATGGGCTGGATGGTGGGTACCCCTCCAAGCCTGCTTCAccccctgcctcagtttccccactgcTGTGCtcacccttccctccctgcagagGCTGCCAGGGTGCTCCCAGCACTAGTGCCTGTGCAGGGGTACGATGGAGAAACACCCGCTGGCCTGGATAGAGATGGACAGAGAGCTCTgacccagctctgctcctgggaTGGGGTGTCCCCCACCCCATACCCCGTGTCTGCCTTccccccagcctgctgcagttGGGGGGTGACCTGGAGGACCTGGAGTCAGCCCTGAACCGCTCCTCCCCGCGGCGCGTCCTGGGCTCgggctcctgctctgccctcctgAAGCTGCTGCCGGGCCACCGGGATCTCCTGGTTGCCCACGACACGTGGACCTCCTACCAGTCCATGCTGCGTGTCATCAAGAAGTACACGCTGCCCTTCCGCACCTCGGATGGTGGTGAgtgagctggggggggggctgtgTTTGACACCCCCCTTCTGGCACTCCCTTGCTCTTACATCCCATTTCCCAGGCAATTCTGAGATCCCTGGCAGCATCCAAGTGTTTTCCTCCTACCCCGGCACCATCTTCTCCGGGGATGACTTCTACATCCTCAGCAGCGGGTTGGTGAGTGGGGTCTGGCGCTTGGGGACCCCTCCGTGGCCCCGCCACCTTCCCAACCCCTCCCTTCCTTGCAGGTAGCGCTGGAAACCACCATTGGGAACAACAACCCGGCGCGGTGGAAGTACCTGGAGCCGCGGGGCAGCGTCCTGGAGTGGCTGCGGAACATCGTGGCCAACCGCCTGGCGCGCAGCGGTGCCGAGTGGGCCGCCGTGTTCCGGCGCTTCAACAGCGGCACGTGAGGATGCGCTGGGATCCGGAGGGTGGGATCGCATGGAGGGATGAGGCTGGTTGCCAGAGGGGTGTTCCCTCCTCTCTCCGTGCCAGGTACAACAACCAGTGGATGGTGGTGGACTATAAGGCCTTCACGCCGGGGAGAACAAGCCCACCGCAGGGCGTGCTGACCGTGCTGGAGCAGATCCCGTGAGTGGCCCATTTCTCCCTGCACTGAGCTGTGAGGGAAGCATCTTCTCTCCCATCCCCAGGGGTTTGGAAAAATCCCAACTGCCTCTGCCCAATGGGTGGGAGTTGGGGGATGGGGGTACAAAACTAGTACCCCCAGATGGGGTGGGAACCCCGGGGCACatccccctccatccccattcACTGCTCAATGCTTTTCCTCCCAACACAGGGGCCTGGTGGTGGCGGCCGATCGGACGGAGCTGCTGTACCAGCAGGGCTACTGGGCCAGCTACAACCTGCCGTGAGCTCCATCCAGCCCCCGTCCCCCTCCCATTAAAGAGGGGCACAGCCGATGCTGGCCttgcctcccccccccagcactgggGGTGCTGACTCGCTGGGTCCCACCCCACCAAACCCCAGGTACTTCGAGGAGATCTTCAATGCCAGCGGGACCCCGGAGCTGGTGGAGAAATACGGGGACTGGTTCACCTACGACAAGAACCCGCGCGCGCAGATCTTCCGCCGCAACCAGACGCTGGTGCGTGACCTGGACTCCATGGTCCGCCTGatgaggtgggtgctggggaccccCCAAAGCCTCTGGGTGTCCCCCACAGGGATTTGCAGCCCTCAGGGGTGATGGTtttgtcctgggctgcatcaaaaggagtgtgaccagcaggtcgaaggaggtgatcctgcccctctgctccagtgggaccccacttggagtattgtgtacagttgTGGTGTTCTCAACATgagaaggagatggagctgttggagcaagtccagaggaggccacgaggatgatcaggggctggagcacctcctgtatggagccAGGttgagaacattggggctgttcagcctggagaagagaagctgtgtggagacctcagagcagcttccagtgtctgaagggggctacaaggatgctagaaagggactcttcatcagggactgtagcaataggacaaggggtgatgggttcaaacttaaacaggggaagttcaggttggagataaggaagttcttccctgtgagggtgctgaggcgctggcacagggtgcccagagaagctgtggctgccccatccctggcagtgttcaaggccaggttggacacaggggcttggagcaacctgctctagtggaaggtgtccctgcccgtggcagggggttggaactggttgagctttaaggtcccttccaacccaaaccaggctgggattctatgactctatgatacACATTCCTTTCCCTGCCATCACCCACCTCTCACTTTGCAGGTCCAACAACTACCTGCAGGACCCTCTGTCACGATGCAGGGGCTGTGACCCCCCCCAGAATGCAGAGAACGCCATCTCCGCCCGCTCCGACCTCAACCCCTCCAACGGCACCtaccccttccctgccctgcgCCAGCGCTGCCACGGCGGCACCGACATGAAGGTGGGGGCCAGGGCCCCCCGTGGGTCCCCTCTTTGGGGGTGCACCCCTTCCCATAGCCCCCTGCTGACATGCCCCcctgttttctctccccccaGGTCACCTCCTCGGGCATGGTCCCCACCTTTGCGCTGGTGGCTGCCAGTGGTCCTGCCTGGGATGATGTGCCCCCGTTCCGCTGGAGCACGTCCCCATGCAGCGCCCTGCTGCACATGGGCCACCCCGACCTATGGACCTTCCCCCCCATCAAGGTCCACTGGGACTGAGCCGGCACCGGGATgatcccatccatccatccatggGCATCTGTCCTGTCTGGGAATCCCTCATGGGGGCTGCAGCATTACCCGCTCTCCCCTGTGCCCAGGGGACTGGCTTTGGGTGCAAGGGGGGGTCCCCTGCACCCCAggttctttctgcttttgcctcTCGCTGCCATGTCCCcatggtgctgtgctgcaccGGGGCCATGTCCCCTCCCCACCATGGGGCTCTGGGACCTTTCCCTGGATGCTGACAccaggtttgggggggggggggggctcctcCCAGAAAAGGGGGACCCCCCCCCTTgggaggctggtgctggcccGCAGGCACAGAGGAGGGGAGTGAACTGGTTTGGCTGTGACAAATAAAGCGCTCTGCgtgcagcagaggaggtggctgtgcTTTGCGCGGTGCTGAGGTTCTCTGGTGTCTCGTATAAAGGTTGGGCTCACACAGCGGTCTTCCACCCCCCACACACATTAACAGGGTGCTCCCTGCTTCTTGGTGGTCGGGTGCACCGCTCTTCAGGCCGGGCTCTTTCGGGGTGCAGGCTGCTGAGGTTTCTCTGGGTGCCtggtgtggggcagagctgctgaaatggGGGAGCCTGCGGTAGGAGCTGGAGAGGGGAGGTCCCACCACTCACCCCCCCAGGATGGGGTGACCATCCTCATCCCTTTTGTTTCCCCCTCCCTCTGCCACCTGTGTTTCCCCAGCCCCAAAACCCCCGTTGCAAAATCCTCTTAAGGCAGCTCCCTTGATCCTGCTGCTTCGTTAGGAATAACGAGGTCATTACTGGGGGATTAATGAGCTGCTGCGGCACCGCTTTGAAGGCTCCAGGTTCCCACCAGGCCTGGGGggccctgcagctccctgggggCTGCACGGAGCCGGGATGCAGCAGCGCTGGGAGGTTGGGGTGCTGGCACCCCTAAAGCTGCGATGGGTGCCCTGGACCCATCCCAAATCCCACTGGGATGGGTGCtaggggggggtgtgtgtgtggcagAACCTGTGCCTGTGTTCCCATGGTGTGGGGACTGTGCCTCGGTTTCCCAGGGtaggagcagagcagtgctaTGGGGCAGCGAGGAGGGGTGGGTGCATCCATGCTGAGGATGGGGCatgctggaaatgcagcaggatcTGGGTTGctgcttcccttcctttttcttcttcttcaaaGTGGGAAACCAAACAGAAGAGGTTAAATCTCACCCCAGCTACAGCAGGTCTGAGCTGGGGCCGTGTCACCACCAGGGACAACGTGGCATTGCCTtcccagggcagggatggagcaaagGGGGGTTGAAGGGGGGATAGAGGTGGGTGCAGGGTGGAAAAGAACGCTGGAACACCCAGGGCTGAGCTGAAACTTAGTGCCCTTGGCTCCAGCATCGCCCCTGTGAGCAGTGGGGTCTCGTTGCActccttccctggcactgcCACCAATggtcccatccctgtcccatccGCAGGGAAGCATTTGCAGTCCCTCTGGCCACTGTGAGATGGGGGGCTGGAGCTTCTTCAAGGAACCCTCACCATGTCCCATATTGTAAGTCCCGATATCCCCCAAGCAGCGTGGcgtgtgtcctgggttcagctacagcagtcattttttctccttagctggtgcagtgctgtgtttttgactttcagcctgggaacaacgctgataacacactgatgttttcagtcattgctaagtaatgcttgctccaaccaaggactttccagtctcatgctctgccaaggagaaggggaagccgggaggaagcagagacgggacacctgacccaaactggccaaaggggtattccatcccacagcacgtcatgcccagtaaGTAAACCAGGGGGAGGTACCCAggaggcccagatcgctgctcgggtcgggctgggtatcggtcggcgggtggtgagcaatggtattctctccccttgttatttcccttatcattattattattggtggtagcagtagtggttttgtattgtacccTTAGttactgttcttatctcaacccgtgctttcgattctcctccccatccctctgggagcagggggaggaagaaggggaggactgagtgagcggctgcgtggttctgagttaccggctgggcttaaaccacgataGTGTGGCACAGGGGTCCCCCCTCTAtgtgctgccctgctctgctctgcgCTGTGCTGTTCGCTCTGAAGCCTAATGATGGTgcgaggagcagggagttgtTTCATTGCTGGGGAAGGCCAGCTCCAGTTTGGATCCTGGGATTGCAATCCTGTAGCATTCCAGGGTCTGTTTCACTGCTGTGAcagtggggcagagctggggagtGCGTGTGGGAGTTCCCAGTGCACCCCATTTGGCTGCATCATGCCTGTGCAAGCCCATGTGCAGTGCCCCCTCCTTGGTATCCCCCATAGTATCACCACGGATGGGGACTGGACTGATCTGTGCCAAAGCTGCCTCGGCTTCCAGACTGCTCTGGCCAAGGGACAAACGAAACCTCTGTGGCCGTGGGGTCAGGAGCCAGTCATTTgggagctgcttctcctcttccccccccactTTCCTGGACTCCCAGTGTCCCACCTCCTGGGCACATGAAGGCTGCTGGGACTTGGCTGATCCTGGGCAACCGGCACCATGCCCACACCATGGCCAGGGTGCTTTCGGCATTGATCCAGTTCTAAGGTTGCCAAAGCCCATCTGGCTCTGAGCAAAGAGCCGGGGCAATGTTTAACTGCTGCCAGCTCACACGGGGAGCTGGGAACATTGGCACGGCCCCCCTGACGTCACCTCTGCCGTCCCCAGACTCTGCTGTGGCTGCGGGCGAGGAGCTGAGCACATGCAGTGAGGACACAGGACGTCGGGTAATCCCACCGTggggtggccctgcttgagtCAGGGGACAGAGAACTGGTAGGGCAtctggggacactgggggcGTGGGGATGGAAGATGGGGTGGCCCCACTTGTAATAGGTCTCTGGCAGGGAGGACCCTTCGCTGcgccccagggctcagtacaGCTGCATCCCAGGgttgggatggagctgggggaggCTTTTGTCCCGCCCATGGGGATCCTGTGGTCCATATGGAACCAAGGTGGgcagtggggctgtggggaATGGGGGGAACCCATGGGGAGCAGCCGGTGGCTCACCCACCTCTCCGTGGCAGAGCATCCATCACCACCAAGGCCATGGCAGCCCAGCTGAACAGGAGCCAGAAGCCCTTCCACATCGTATCACCCCTCCTGGAGAGCCTGCCCCTGTCCAGGGCCACGGGTACCAAGGTCTACATGAAGCTGGAGAACGTTCAGCCGACTGGTTCCTTCAAGATCCGGGGCATCGGTCACCTCTGCCAGGAGGTGAGGATCGTACCAgggtgctgctcctgcccttaGGGGGcagaatgggaggaaaaaacatcctcttctctctttctctcctgtctTTCAGGCTGCCAAGAAGGGCTGCAGCCACTTCGTTTGTTCCTCAGGTAattggagctggagcagggggggGACATTGTGAGTAATACGGGGGGGATCCAGCCCTTCCTTGACCCCTGTTTCCCGCAGGGGGCAAcgcagggctggctgcagcataTGCGGCCCAGAAGCTGGGGGTGCCCATCACCGTCGTGGTCCCCAGCAGCACCGGCCCTGGCACCATGCgcaggctgcaggagctgggggcagAGGTGGAGGTCTCTGGCCAGGTACCTCAAACTGGGGGTCTGGGGGGAGCATCTCTGTGGTGCACATGGCAAACCCCATCCCACGATGTCCCCCTCCTGCATCAGCTACACCCCACCACTGCAACATGGTCACCCTGGGGACCCCCCACCTCAACCCAGTGCCCCGTGTGGGTTTATGGTGTCCCCCAGCCCTGTGGTGATGATGAACCCATTTCTAGGGGGTGAGGGCTGGATGTGGCCCCACTGAGACCCCAttaccccctcccccccaggT comes from Strigops habroptila isolate Jane chromosome 11, bStrHab1.2.pri, whole genome shotgun sequence and encodes:
- the PLBD2 gene encoding putative phospholipase B-like 2, which encodes MAVSALRALLLVSAVSAALPGALRAGTSPAPVSPPPRNVSVLLEPGSGRLRVLPGRQPAAVAWASLDDRIPTVGWAFLEVSTNASYSDSLQAYAAGLAEAAVSEQLMYMHWMNTMVGYCGPFKYESEYCEKLRSYLEANLGWMEEQMGKGEDPEYWHQVRLALLQLKGLEDSYNGRLDFPRGRVTLSPFGFLLLQLGGDLEDLESALNRSSPRRVLGSGSCSALLKLLPGHRDLLVAHDTWTSYQSMLRVIKKYTLPFRTSDGGNSEIPGSIQVFSSYPGTIFSGDDFYILSSGLVALETTIGNNNPARWKYLEPRGSVLEWLRNIVANRLARSGAEWAAVFRRFNSGTYNNQWMVVDYKAFTPGRTSPPQGVLTVLEQIPGLVVAADRTELLYQQGYWASYNLPYFEEIFNASGTPELVEKYGDWFTYDKNPRAQIFRRNQTLVRDLDSMVRLMRSNNYLQDPLSRCRGCDPPQNAENAISARSDLNPSNGTYPFPALRQRCHGGTDMKVTSSGMVPTFALVAASGPAWDDVPPFRWSTSPCSALLHMGHPDLWTFPPIKVHWD